In a single window of the Montipora capricornis isolate CH-2021 chromosome 11, ASM3666992v2, whole genome shotgun sequence genome:
- the LOC138023966 gene encoding uncharacterized protein has translation MAERNDVVKLDWNFEGWKDKTKAIKEEFKRQSEANEIFFVKNAKEINLAQFQDSNIYTFGIMGLSGVAVVNLLRRIIMEYREKDSGPFLLKFAADKKFKVELMPTALCPGHGLIKLVGRLKYYDYPEMCSLLSKSGVTNKGLGDMCYKLNTKGMKSALFNAVSPMNELHFMSLFEIARRLVRDPNGKPITTEPALDLLPSGVIIGRMIELLRVEKDAVLSYEKVFGAQQELNWVSEPNTILKRQRMQAINKLYFEKFVKGQESEVPFIRRFLEENKNGYIIKNLQGYLDELKEAFGEM, from the coding sequence ATGGCCGAGAGAAACGACGTGGTCAAGTTGGATTGGAATTTCGAAGGATGGAAGGACAAAACAAAGGCCATAAAAGAAGAGTTCAAGAGACAAAGCGAAGctaatgaaatatttttcgttAAAAATGCTAAGGAGATCAACTTAGCCCAGTTTCAGGACAGCAACATTTACACATTTGGAATCATGGGATTGAGTGGAGTTGCTGTAGTAAATCTTCTGCGTCGTATTATCATGGAATATCGAGAAAAAGACAGCGGTCCTTTCTTGCTGAAATTCGCTGCtgacaaaaaattcaaagtggAGTTGATGCCAACTGCGCTTTGCCCGGGTCATGGGCTGATAAAGCTCGTTGGGCGATTAAAATACTACGATTACCCCGAAATGTGTTCTCTGCTGTCCAAAAGTGGGGTGACAAACAAAGGCCTCGGAGATATGTGTTACAAGTTAAACACCAAGGGTATGAaatcagctcttttcaacgctGTCAGCCCCATGAATGAACTTCATTTTATGTCATTATTCGAGATAGCGCGGAGGCTGGTTCGAGATCCCAATGGAAAACCAATTACCACGGAGCCCGCATTGGATCTGCTCCCATCCGGTGTCATCATTGGGCGTATGATCGAGTTACTAAGGGTGGAAAAAGATGCGGTGCTGAGCTATGAGAAGGTGTTTGGTGCCCAACAGGAGCTCAACTGGGTCTCTGAACCAAATACTATCCTAAAACGACAGAGGATGCAAGCAATCAATAAACTGTATTTTGAAAAGTTCGTAAAAGGGCAGGAAAGTGAGGTTCCTTTCATTAGGAGATTTTTGGAGGAGAACAAGAACGGGTACATTATTAAAAATTTACAAGGATACCTTGACGAATTAAAAGAAGCATTTGGTGAAATGTGA